A window of Komagataella phaffii GS115 chromosome 1, complete sequence contains these coding sequences:
- a CDS encoding Subunit of an adoMet-dependent tRNA methyltransferase (MTase) complex (Trm11p-Trm112p): protein MKFLTTNFVRCAIKSCDGAVNSFPLKYSEIELVQEEQDFQPEFILGILPRLDWPAILKVAADLGNTSLPSQLPEIDINDPSNEILLKDLHTLLIETQLVQGKMICENCNHVYHIKDSIPNFLLPPHLAN from the coding sequence ATGAAATTTCTTACCACTAACTTCGTTCGTTGTGCGATAAAATCTTGCGATGGTGCTGTAAACTCTTTTCCACTGAAGTATTCGGAAATCGAGCTTGTTCAAGAGGAACAAGACTTTCAACCAGAGTTCATTCTGGGTATTCTTCCCAGGTTGGATTGGCCAGCTATACTAAAGGTTGCCGCAGATCTAGGGAACACCTCGCTTCCCTCTCAGCTACCAGAAATAGACATCAACGATCCTTCCAATGAGAtccttttgaaagatctcCACACCCTTCTGATCGAAACCCAACTGGTGCAAGGTAAAATGATCTGCGAAAACTGCAACCACGTTTACCACATCAAAGATTCCATTCCAAATTTCCTGCTGCCGCCACATTTGGCTAATTGA